A region from the Halomonas piscis genome encodes:
- a CDS encoding FAD:protein FMN transferase, which translates to MQHNAVKALTMGAMLMALALVAGCESEPESQSPVRFEGSIFGTFYQITVADTLDQNAQEALEDGFLDELERVDEAMSTYRDDSDLVAFNQAPLDEWQSLPPPLIKVMSISQQISRQSDGAFDVTIGGLVNLWSFGPEARPESVPGEGELSARLEQVGFDALEVDTDGSRARRSRDVFVDLSAVAKGYATDRVAAYLDEQGIDNYLVNLGGDLTTSGYRDPDEQMPWRIGIEKPRSSGQSAQYIIPLSGLSAATSGDYRNYFEQDGQRFSHTIDPRTGRPISHSLASVTVVHPSNARADAWATAMTVLGGEEGMALAQALDLKVLMLVRDEDSWQSLASPAFADFIGADFMADHNIKVAGDTSAETQG; encoded by the coding sequence ATGCAACATAACGCGGTAAAAGCGCTGACCATGGGAGCCATGCTGATGGCGCTGGCGCTTGTGGCCGGCTGCGAAAGCGAGCCCGAAAGTCAGTCCCCGGTGCGTTTCGAGGGCAGTATTTTCGGCACTTTCTACCAGATCACCGTGGCGGACACCCTGGATCAGAACGCGCAGGAGGCCCTGGAAGACGGATTTCTGGACGAGCTGGAGCGCGTTGACGAGGCCATGTCCACCTACCGCGACGACAGCGATCTGGTTGCGTTCAACCAAGCTCCCCTTGATGAATGGCAGTCGCTGCCGCCGCCGCTGATCAAGGTCATGTCGATCAGCCAGCAGATTTCCCGACAAAGCGACGGGGCGTTCGACGTCACCATCGGCGGGCTGGTGAATCTGTGGAGTTTCGGCCCCGAAGCCCGTCCGGAAAGCGTGCCCGGAGAAGGCGAGCTGAGCGCGCGCCTTGAGCAGGTAGGCTTTGACGCCCTGGAGGTCGACACCGACGGCAGTCGTGCCCGGCGCAGCCGCGACGTCTTTGTCGATCTCTCCGCCGTGGCCAAGGGCTACGCCACCGATCGGGTGGCGGCATACCTGGACGAGCAGGGCATCGACAACTACCTGGTCAATCTGGGCGGCGATCTGACCACCAGCGGCTATCGTGACCCGGACGAGCAGATGCCCTGGCGGATCGGCATTGAAAAGCCCCGGAGCAGCGGTCAGAGTGCCCAGTACATCATTCCGCTATCGGGTCTGTCGGCGGCCACTTCGGGGGACTATCGCAACTATTTCGAGCAGGACGGCCAGCGCTTTTCACACACCATTGATCCGCGCACCGGCCGCCCCATTAGCCACTCGCTGGCCTCGGTCACCGTGGTGCACCCTTCCAACGCCCGGGCCGACGCCTGGGCCACGGCGATGACGGTGCTGGGCGGCGAGGAAGGCATGGCGCTGGCGCAGGCGCTCGATCTCAAGGTGCTGATGCTGGTGCGCGACGAGGACAGCTGGCAGAGCCTGGCCAGCCCCGCCTTTGCCGATTTTATCGGCGCTGACTTCATGGCCGACCACAATATCAAGGTAGCCGGGGATACCTCCGCCGAGACACAAGGATAA
- the glmU gene encoding bifunctional UDP-N-acetylglucosamine diphosphorylase/glucosamine-1-phosphate N-acetyltransferase GlmU, translating into MHDELDIVVLAAGKGTRMRSRLPKVLHSLAGKPMVRHVLDTAAGLNPQRTHVVIGHGAKAMREALAESSVRFCVQAEQKGTGHAVAQPLEQLGHGKVLVLYGDVPLIRRDTLAALLERVDEQHMGLLTVTMDNPDGYGRIVRDEAGNAVAIVEQKDASAEELALTECNTGIMAMTAAQLKRWMPRLSADNAQEEYYLTDVIAMAAEDGVGVATAQPATPLEVQGVNNRAQMAELERALQRARAEQLMADGVALADPARLDVRGTLTCGHDVFIDVGCVFEGEVSLGEGVHIGPYCVIRNATIGADSVVESHSVLEQCVAAGHNAIGPYARLRPGTRLAVAARVGNFVETKNADVGEASKINHLSYVGDATLGRGVNIGAGTITCNYDGVNKHRTRIDDDAFIGSNTALVAPVNIGQGATVGAGSTIARDVADHALGVTRAPQREKADWPRPKKRD; encoded by the coding sequence ATGCACGACGAGCTGGACATAGTCGTTCTTGCCGCCGGGAAGGGCACGCGCATGCGCTCCCGGCTGCCCAAGGTACTGCACTCGCTTGCCGGCAAGCCCATGGTGCGCCACGTGCTGGATACGGCAGCGGGGCTGAACCCCCAGCGCACTCATGTGGTGATCGGCCACGGCGCCAAGGCCATGCGCGAGGCGCTTGCCGAGTCATCGGTGCGTTTTTGCGTGCAGGCCGAGCAGAAGGGCACCGGGCACGCCGTGGCGCAGCCTCTCGAACAGCTGGGGCACGGCAAGGTGCTGGTGCTCTACGGTGACGTCCCGCTGATCCGCCGGGATACGCTGGCCGCGCTGCTTGAGCGCGTGGACGAGCAGCACATGGGGCTTTTGACCGTCACCATGGATAACCCCGACGGCTACGGGCGCATTGTGCGCGACGAGGCGGGCAACGCCGTGGCGATCGTCGAGCAGAAAGATGCCAGCGCCGAAGAGCTGGCCCTTACCGAGTGCAACACCGGCATCATGGCGATGACCGCCGCCCAGCTCAAGCGCTGGATGCCCAGGCTCTCCGCCGACAACGCCCAGGAGGAGTATTACCTCACCGACGTGATCGCCATGGCCGCCGAGGACGGCGTGGGCGTGGCCACCGCCCAGCCGGCAACGCCGCTGGAAGTCCAGGGCGTCAACAACCGCGCCCAGATGGCCGAGCTGGAGCGTGCCCTTCAGCGTGCCAGGGCCGAGCAGCTGATGGCCGACGGCGTGGCGCTGGCCGACCCCGCTCGGCTGGACGTGCGCGGCACCCTGACCTGCGGCCACGATGTCTTTATCGACGTCGGCTGCGTGTTCGAAGGCGAGGTCAGCCTGGGTGAGGGCGTGCATATCGGCCCTTATTGCGTGATCAGAAACGCCACCATCGGCGCGGACAGCGTGGTCGAAAGTCACAGCGTGCTGGAGCAGTGCGTGGCCGCGGGGCATAACGCCATCGGCCCCTACGCGCGGCTGCGCCCGGGCACCCGTCTGGCCGTCGCCGCCCGGGTAGGCAACTTCGTCGAAACCAAAAATGCCGACGTCGGCGAGGCCAGCAAGATCAATCATCTGAGCTATGTCGGCGACGCTACCCTGGGGCGCGGCGTGAATATCGGCGCGGGAACGATCACCTGCAACTACGACGGCGTTAACAAGCACCGTACGCGGATCGACGACGATGCCTTCATCGGTTCCAATACCGCCCTGGTGGCACCGGTGAACATCGGCCAGGGTGCCACCGTAGGAGCCGGCTCGACCATTGCTCGGGACGTGGCCGACCACGCGCTGGGCGTGACCCGCGCGCCCCAGCGCGAAAAGGCCGACTGGCCGCGCCCGAAAAAGCGCGATTAA
- the glmS gene encoding glutamine--fructose-6-phosphate transaminase (isomerizing) — protein MCGIVAAVAQRNVQGILLEGLKRLEYRGYDSAGMSVMRDDTLTRHRAVGKVAALEKCLAESPLPGRAGIAHTRWATHGKPVEANAHPHHSDDRVAVVHNGIIENFEALKQELETDGYAFTSDTDTEVIAHRLAATLDDGATLFEAVQHSVRNLGGAYALGVMSPKEPDVVIGARQGSPLVIGVGIDEAFLASDPLALLQVTDRFIYLEEGDLVELKNGGHIHIVDRDGRAVERPVQIYEYADGAASKGDYRHFMLKEIFEQPAVIRDALEGRLGESSVLAESFGPDAPALFAKTRQIHIIACGTSYHAGLVARYWLERYAGVPVQVEVASEFRYRHPVVAEGTLFVTLSQSGETADTLAALRFAKGLGYAGTLAICNVPGSSLVRESDLALMTRAGPEIGVASTKAFTTQLVALMLLTLALDKSTEATGSDQAGIVAALKTLPDICRRVLALDNNIETLSQAFAEKHHALFLGRGAHFPIALEGALKLKEISYIHAEGYPAGELKHGPLALVDSEMPVISVAPNDALLEKLKSNLQEVRARGGELFVFADENVGIDDSEDDVSVLHLPHVHEAVAPLLYTLPLQLLSYHVAVLKGTDVDQPRNLAKSVTVE, from the coding sequence ATGTGTGGCATTGTCGCCGCCGTTGCCCAGCGCAACGTCCAGGGCATATTGCTGGAAGGCCTTAAACGGCTGGAATATCGCGGCTACGACTCTGCCGGCATGTCGGTGATGCGCGACGATACGCTGACGCGCCACCGCGCCGTGGGCAAGGTCGCAGCGCTGGAGAAATGCCTGGCGGAATCGCCGCTGCCGGGCAGGGCCGGTATTGCTCACACTCGCTGGGCGACCCACGGCAAGCCCGTCGAAGCCAACGCCCACCCGCACCACAGCGATGATCGAGTGGCCGTGGTGCACAACGGCATCATCGAAAACTTCGAGGCGCTCAAGCAGGAACTCGAGACCGACGGCTACGCTTTCACTTCGGATACCGACACCGAGGTGATTGCTCATCGCCTGGCGGCCACCCTTGACGACGGCGCCACGCTGTTCGAGGCGGTGCAGCATAGCGTGCGTAACCTGGGCGGCGCCTACGCGCTCGGGGTCATGAGCCCCAAGGAACCCGACGTGGTCATCGGCGCTCGTCAGGGCAGCCCGCTGGTGATAGGCGTGGGCATCGACGAAGCCTTTCTGGCATCGGACCCGCTGGCGCTTTTGCAGGTGACCGACCGCTTTATCTACCTGGAAGAAGGGGATCTGGTCGAGCTCAAGAACGGCGGCCATATCCATATCGTCGACCGCGACGGCCGGGCCGTGGAACGCCCGGTGCAGATTTATGAATACGCCGACGGCGCGGCCAGCAAGGGCGACTACCGCCACTTCATGCTCAAGGAAATCTTCGAGCAGCCGGCCGTAATCCGCGACGCGCTTGAAGGTCGTCTGGGCGAGTCAAGCGTGCTTGCGGAAAGCTTCGGTCCCGACGCGCCGGCGCTGTTTGCGAAAACCCGCCAGATTCACATTATCGCCTGCGGCACCAGCTATCACGCGGGGCTGGTGGCGCGCTATTGGCTGGAGCGCTACGCCGGCGTGCCGGTGCAGGTAGAGGTGGCCTCGGAGTTTCGCTACCGCCATCCGGTCGTCGCTGAAGGCACCCTGTTCGTGACGCTTTCCCAGTCCGGAGAAACCGCCGATACGCTGGCCGCGCTGCGCTTTGCCAAGGGGCTTGGCTATGCGGGCACGCTTGCCATCTGCAACGTGCCGGGAAGCTCTCTGGTGCGCGAATCTGACCTGGCGCTGATGACCCGGGCCGGGCCGGAAATCGGCGTCGCCTCGACCAAGGCCTTTACTACCCAGCTGGTGGCGCTGATGCTGCTGACCCTGGCGTTGGACAAGAGCACAGAAGCAACTGGCAGCGATCAGGCCGGCATCGTCGCCGCGCTGAAAACGCTGCCCGATATTTGCCGTCGGGTGCTGGCGCTGGATAACAACATCGAGACGCTTTCCCAGGCCTTTGCCGAAAAGCACCACGCGCTGTTTCTCGGCCGCGGGGCGCACTTTCCCATCGCCCTGGAAGGCGCGCTCAAGCTCAAGGAAATCTCCTACATCCACGCCGAAGGCTACCCCGCCGGCGAGCTCAAGCACGGGCCGCTGGCGCTGGTGGACAGCGAAATGCCGGTGATTTCGGTAGCGCCCAACGATGCCCTGCTGGAGAAGCTCAAATCCAACCTCCAGGAAGTGCGTGCCCGGGGCGGCGAGCTGTTCGTTTTTGCTGACGAAAACGTCGGCATCGACGACAGCGAAGACGATGTTTCCGTACTTCATCTGCCCCACGTCCACGAAGCTGTGGCGCCGCTGCTCTATACCCTGCCGCTGCAGCTTTTGAGCTATCACGTGGCGGTGCTCAAGGGTACCGACGTTGACCAGCCGCGCAACCTGGCCAAAAGCGTCACGGTGGAATAG
- a CDS encoding TnsA endonuclease N-terminal domain-containing protein — translation MASCKLDKKTEKWIKEERGKGSGSDYRPWLTVRDLSSKGRSHRVMGHLTGRTHHFFSDTELAAFLLLEWNPAVTDIREQFPLRIEDTLTIADEANIRHPEVGGYHQVMSSDFVVDLSMPTGPQRLAIQVKVSTDLMDPRTVEKLEIEQRYWKLKGIPWYLITEKQMPHTIMENLDLLYSARVQSESMEVLLQSLPIYADVLAQNLNTKLPEIGMLVDQAYSLEPGTSLARLRALAALRVLIFDISIPWTKLVSQDLQMVDNKDFLRASYAANQ, via the coding sequence ATGGCCAGCTGCAAGCTAGACAAAAAAACGGAAAAATGGATTAAAGAAGAGCGCGGCAAAGGTAGCGGTAGTGATTACCGCCCTTGGTTGACGGTCAGAGATCTATCCTCCAAGGGGCGCTCGCACAGGGTGATGGGACACCTTACCGGGCGAACCCATCATTTTTTTTCTGATACAGAACTGGCAGCCTTCCTGTTGCTTGAATGGAACCCCGCAGTTACCGACATCCGCGAGCAATTTCCGCTCCGAATAGAAGACACTCTAACAATCGCTGACGAAGCCAACATTCGCCACCCCGAGGTAGGCGGATACCATCAGGTTATGTCCAGCGATTTCGTCGTTGATCTCTCCATGCCAACCGGGCCACAGAGGTTGGCCATTCAGGTGAAAGTCTCTACCGACTTGATGGATCCGCGAACTGTTGAAAAGCTCGAGATTGAGCAACGGTACTGGAAGCTTAAAGGGATTCCCTGGTATTTGATAACTGAAAAGCAGATGCCTCATACCATAATGGAGAATCTGGATCTTCTTTACTCAGCACGTGTACAAAGCGAAAGCATGGAAGTGTTGCTTCAAAGCTTGCCGATCTATGCCGATGTGCTGGCACAAAACCTGAATACCAAGCTTCCGGAGATAGGCATGCTGGTTGACCAGGCTTATTCGCTTGAGCCGGGGACATCGCTAGCTCGGTTACGGGCTTTGGCGGCTTTAAGAGTGCTTATATTTGATATATCGATCCCATGGACCAAGCTGGTATCACAAGACCTGCAAATGGTTGATAATAAAGATTTTCTGAGGGCTAGCTATGCTGCGAATCAATGA
- a CDS encoding IS4 family transposase, translating to MQAPRFLHNLLTSSLSVIHAKRLQTVLDTVGALLGERRLGLTAIGRALPSSTDAKHAIKRVDRLLGNPHLHQERPLFYWLMASLLIGHTTRPLILVDWSPIDDRGRHFLLRAAVPFAGRSLPIFEKVHHKEGCPYCEAYLLDALARILPDKATPILVTDAGFRNPWFRAVEARGWYIVGRVRQPARYQASGEAWQPVKTLFQHATSEPQAWGSVRIAENHPFRAQMVLYYRPPRGRKHRNKQGRISRDGGSRTIARRQQEPWVLVSNLPDRSTLANKVVTIYRQRMQIEEGFRDVKSPLFGLGFGMHQSRQGKRIEVLLLIAMLANVAMMVAGLDVRARGQQRRYQSNSIRHRSVLSVWRLGLECLRRHQPDAVPWPAWTTLRARLREEVREQSLCGE from the coding sequence ATGCAGGCCCCTCGATTCTTGCATAACTTGCTGACGTCTTCACTCTCCGTGATCCATGCCAAGCGGCTACAGACCGTCCTCGATACCGTTGGCGCTCTGCTGGGCGAGCGACGTCTGGGATTAACGGCCATTGGCCGTGCGTTGCCGAGCTCGACGGATGCCAAGCACGCCATCAAACGAGTCGATCGACTATTAGGCAACCCTCACCTTCATCAGGAACGACCGCTGTTCTATTGGCTCATGGCCTCGCTGCTGATCGGCCATACAACACGCCCACTGATTCTGGTGGACTGGTCGCCGATTGATGACCGCGGCAGGCATTTCCTGCTGCGTGCGGCGGTGCCCTTCGCCGGGCGATCGCTGCCCATCTTCGAGAAGGTTCATCACAAGGAAGGATGCCCATACTGTGAAGCCTATCTGCTGGATGCGCTGGCAAGGATCCTGCCCGACAAGGCCACGCCGATCCTGGTGACCGATGCCGGCTTTCGTAACCCGTGGTTTCGGGCCGTTGAAGCGCGCGGCTGGTATATCGTTGGACGGGTCCGTCAGCCCGCCCGTTACCAGGCGTCAGGCGAAGCATGGCAACCCGTGAAGACCCTGTTTCAACACGCGACATCGGAACCGCAGGCGTGGGGCTCCGTCCGGATCGCCGAAAACCATCCGTTCCGCGCTCAGATGGTGCTCTATTATCGACCGCCACGGGGACGTAAGCATCGCAATAAACAAGGCCGGATCTCTCGGGACGGCGGCAGCCGGACGATCGCCCGGCGTCAGCAGGAGCCCTGGGTGCTGGTCAGCAATCTGCCGGACCGCTCAACGCTGGCGAATAAAGTGGTAACGATCTACCGACAGCGCATGCAGATTGAGGAAGGGTTCCGCGATGTCAAAAGCCCCTTGTTCGGGCTGGGCTTCGGCATGCATCAGTCTCGCCAGGGCAAGCGCATCGAGGTCCTGCTGCTGATCGCCATGTTGGCGAACGTGGCCATGATGGTGGCCGGCCTGGATGTCCGAGCCCGGGGGCAACAGCGGCGCTATCAGAGCAACAGTATCCGGCACCGGAGCGTGCTTTCCGTGTGGCGCCTGGGCTTGGAATGTCTTCGTCGTCATCAACCCGACGCCGTGCCTTGGCCTGCTTGGACAACCCTCCGAGCACGACTTCGCGAGGAAGTCAGGGAGCAGAGCCTATGCGGCGAGTAG
- a CDS encoding IS1380 family transposase — MFQPELDSRGPLAMGERLSSWTPSCNGSVRAELSGHRTTSDSGALLLREALDNSGVIQALEESLVDRRDPLRIRHSLASQLRTVVLQRAMGWIDLDDTDTLRHDPLWQLACSDARGMTPLAQDRPSQATLSRLLACLGSHDNIDTVHEGLLRLAIWRLASLNHGEQPDNLTLDIDGLPIEVHGRQGGSAFHGLYGTRIYSPLVASLAETGDMVGGLLREGNAGPAENADTWIPHLVRRLNEGTGATVTVRIDAGFTGNDTLLAMEERDIGYLGRLRSNNTLQTLAAPYLKRPPGRPPDQPREWCHDLEYRADSWPEPRRVVLVVQERPDDLLLHAFFLVTNLSRYHWPPEKVLSLYRKRGSAEAHMGEVKSALDVHLSSTDRGASTEQNVMDRNEASLLLSLYAYQVLHGLRCVLERQTRQGWSLIRMREQVLKVAATLILHARRITVHLGAAADKWWPTLLKGLPKLTALR, encoded by the coding sequence ATGTTCCAGCCAGAACTTGATTCAAGAGGACCTCTCGCCATGGGTGAAAGATTATCGTCGTGGACGCCTTCCTGCAATGGTTCTGTTCGGGCCGAGCTAAGCGGCCACCGCACCACCAGCGACAGCGGCGCCTTGCTGCTGCGTGAAGCCCTCGACAACAGCGGTGTTATCCAGGCGCTGGAAGAAAGCCTGGTCGACCGGCGTGATCCACTGCGTATTCGTCATTCCCTGGCCAGCCAGCTGCGAACCGTCGTGTTGCAGCGCGCCATGGGGTGGATCGACCTGGACGATACCGACACGCTGCGTCACGATCCGCTCTGGCAGCTGGCGTGCAGCGATGCACGCGGAATGACGCCTCTGGCACAGGACCGTCCGTCGCAGGCGACGCTGTCGCGGCTGCTGGCGTGCCTTGGGAGTCATGACAACATCGATACCGTGCATGAAGGCCTGTTGCGCCTGGCGATCTGGCGCCTGGCATCGCTGAACCACGGCGAGCAGCCCGATAACCTGACGCTGGACATCGACGGCCTGCCGATCGAGGTCCATGGTCGTCAGGGCGGGTCGGCCTTTCACGGGCTGTACGGCACACGCATTTATTCGCCGCTGGTGGCCTCGCTGGCCGAAACCGGTGACATGGTCGGCGGCCTGCTGCGCGAGGGTAACGCGGGCCCTGCCGAGAACGCCGATACCTGGATCCCTCACCTGGTACGGCGCCTCAATGAAGGCACCGGTGCGACAGTGACAGTGCGTATCGATGCCGGGTTTACCGGCAACGATACGCTGCTGGCCATGGAAGAGCGTGATATCGGGTACCTGGGCCGGCTGCGCAGCAACAACACCCTTCAGACGCTGGCGGCGCCGTATCTCAAGCGGCCGCCCGGCCGACCCCCGGACCAGCCCCGGGAATGGTGCCATGACCTTGAATACCGGGCCGACAGCTGGCCCGAGCCACGGCGCGTCGTGCTGGTGGTTCAGGAGCGCCCCGACGACCTGTTGCTCCACGCCTTCTTCCTGGTGACCAACCTGAGTCGGTACCACTGGCCGCCGGAAAAGGTGTTATCACTGTACCGCAAGCGCGGCAGCGCCGAGGCGCACATGGGCGAGGTCAAGTCGGCGCTGGATGTTCACCTCTCGTCGACCGATCGCGGCGCCTCCACCGAGCAGAACGTGATGGATCGCAACGAGGCGAGTCTTCTGCTGAGCCTTTACGCCTATCAGGTGCTGCATGGTCTGCGTTGCGTGCTGGAACGGCAAACCCGACAGGGCTGGAGCCTGATCCGAATGCGTGAGCAGGTCCTCAAGGTGGCCGCCACCCTGATCCTCCACGCCCGACGTATCACGGTCCACCTCGGCGCCGCAGCCGATAAATGGTGGCCGACTCTGCTGAAAGGGCTACCAAAACTGACAGCGTTGCGCTGA
- a CDS encoding DDE-type integrase/transposase/recombinase, with amino-acid sequence MLGPGSRYEIDATIADIYLLSADRQRIIGRPTLYVVVDVFSRMVAGFYIGLENPSYVTAMSALTTSMSSKTELCARYGLEITSEQWPTVGVPDAILADRGELLGYQIESLEKAFGVRIELTPPYRGDAKGIVERYFRTLQAEFKPFVPGVVTATKVRKQGGKDYRLDATLTLEDFTRIMLASILHRNQYAVLSKYDRDPDIPNDMALTPLNIWNWGIQYRTGRLKNVSEEALRMALLPRTKVNVSDLGISCFGAYYTSKELLGSGWLHRNGGRRVTGLQAAYDPVMADHIYLFPEKDSSDYWVCSLTDRSRQFRGKSMWELWSIQEEQRKATNAAKVSETTSKRDLEKLVSKTLQDAERSRPAKHKQSKSEQTRGIRDNRMLERDALRAEKTKDRQFKSSKPKSDVTYLHEKPDDGAFPDFLDELFGDDE; translated from the coding sequence GTGCTGGGGCCTGGTTCAAGGTATGAAATTGATGCGACGATTGCAGACATTTATCTGTTATCTGCGGATCGGCAACGAATTATTGGTCGTCCTACTTTGTATGTGGTTGTCGATGTTTTCAGTCGCATGGTAGCGGGCTTCTATATTGGCTTGGAAAACCCATCTTATGTCACAGCCATGAGCGCGTTGACTACGTCCATGTCGAGTAAAACAGAGCTATGTGCTCGATATGGCTTAGAGATTACTTCAGAGCAATGGCCTACTGTTGGAGTGCCAGATGCAATTTTAGCGGATCGCGGTGAGCTACTTGGATATCAGATTGAATCTCTGGAGAAAGCTTTCGGTGTGCGTATTGAATTAACGCCACCATACCGAGGTGATGCAAAAGGGATTGTTGAGCGCTACTTCAGGACTCTTCAAGCGGAGTTCAAACCCTTTGTACCTGGTGTAGTAACAGCTACAAAAGTTAGAAAACAGGGTGGAAAAGACTATCGACTAGATGCAACACTAACTCTTGAAGATTTCACTCGTATCATGCTTGCTTCAATACTGCATAGGAACCAATATGCAGTATTGTCGAAATATGACCGCGACCCGGATATTCCAAATGATATGGCGTTAACCCCGCTCAATATTTGGAATTGGGGCATACAATATCGAACCGGTAGATTGAAGAATGTATCAGAAGAAGCTCTTAGAATGGCTTTACTGCCGCGTACCAAAGTCAATGTTTCGGACTTAGGTATTAGTTGTTTTGGCGCTTATTACACATCGAAGGAATTATTGGGGTCTGGCTGGCTGCATCGTAATGGAGGTCGTAGAGTAACTGGCTTGCAAGCAGCTTATGATCCAGTAATGGCTGATCATATTTATCTTTTCCCTGAAAAAGATAGTTCGGATTACTGGGTATGCTCTTTGACTGATCGTTCGCGCCAATTTCGTGGAAAGTCAATGTGGGAGTTATGGAGCATCCAGGAAGAGCAGCGAAAAGCTACCAACGCTGCGAAAGTATCTGAAACAACAAGCAAGAGAGATCTTGAAAAATTGGTTAGCAAAACTCTACAAGATGCTGAGCGCTCTCGCCCAGCTAAGCACAAACAATCAAAATCTGAACAAACTAGAGGGATACGTGATAATCGAATGCTGGAGCGGGATGCTCTGAGAGCTGAAAAAACAAAAGACCGGCAGTTTAAAAGTAGTAAACCGAAATCTGATGTCACTTACCTTCATGAAAAGCCAGATGATGGTGCTTTCCCGGATTTTCTGGATGAGTTGTTTGGAGATGATGAATGA
- a CDS encoding ATP-binding protein → MTLPSGMVSAVYQETGVPSYHGNPLIEALPPILERKQLKDGLGGGIELRLADSYLDGQTRIHIISQLLDGFFQPLARHIELEAKISIILRQGYIGRNLATGDLSTHLQNGYERIKSGDLNAFRFEHVESTAKSMAFIGCSGSGKTISLNRILATYPQLIRHPEYNFIQIVFLKIDCPHDGSLKSLCHNFFREIDSILATNYVRRYGEKRHGVETMIALMSQLANTYAIGLLVIDEIQHLSVRASGGAEKMLNFFVTLVNEISVPVVMVGTPKARAVFDSDLRSARRGAGFGSILWEPLSQPGAEENVLRTEWGAFTQKLWKYQWLTKASDSISDELRNLWFDLSQGIMDVVIKLFVLSQIRAVVTGTERITPNIMKAVYHDELKPIHPMVDALRSGDPRGR, encoded by the coding sequence ATGACCCTACCTTCAGGCATGGTGAGTGCGGTCTACCAAGAGACAGGAGTTCCCAGCTATCATGGGAATCCGTTAATTGAGGCGCTGCCGCCAATTCTTGAGCGAAAGCAGCTGAAAGATGGACTTGGGGGAGGCATAGAACTCAGGTTAGCGGATAGTTACTTAGATGGACAAACCAGAATTCATATCATCTCTCAATTACTGGATGGCTTCTTTCAGCCTCTAGCTCGTCATATCGAGTTGGAAGCGAAAATATCGATCATACTGCGGCAGGGATATATTGGTCGAAACCTAGCCACTGGCGATCTCTCGACCCATTTACAGAATGGTTACGAACGAATCAAGAGTGGAGACTTAAACGCATTTCGTTTTGAACATGTCGAGTCGACTGCGAAAAGCATGGCGTTTATCGGCTGCTCAGGTTCCGGAAAAACTATCTCGTTGAACCGCATTCTGGCAACTTACCCACAGCTAATTCGCCACCCAGAATACAACTTTATACAGATTGTTTTCCTGAAAATCGATTGCCCACACGACGGCTCCCTCAAGAGCCTGTGCCATAATTTTTTTCGAGAAATCGATTCCATTCTTGCAACAAATTATGTTCGTCGCTATGGAGAAAAACGCCACGGCGTAGAGACAATGATTGCGCTGATGTCGCAGCTGGCAAACACCTATGCTATTGGTTTATTAGTTATTGATGAAATACAGCATTTGAGTGTTCGTGCATCCGGCGGAGCTGAAAAAATGCTGAACTTTTTCGTAACTTTGGTAAATGAGATATCAGTGCCGGTGGTGATGGTCGGAACGCCAAAAGCTCGGGCGGTCTTCGACTCGGATTTGCGTTCGGCGCGGCGGGGAGCTGGGTTTGGGTCAATACTATGGGAGCCCTTGAGCCAACCTGGAGCCGAGGAAAACGTGCTCCGGACCGAATGGGGCGCGTTTACGCAAAAGTTATGGAAATACCAGTGGTTAACAAAAGCCAGTGATAGCATATCCGATGAGTTGAGAAATCTGTGGTTTGATCTTTCTCAAGGTATTATGGATGTTGTCATAAAACTGTTTGTACTGTCCCAAATTAGAGCAGTGGTAACAGGCACAGAGCGAATCACGCCAAATATAATGAAAGCGGTTTATCATGACGAACTGAAACCCATTCATCCTATGGTGGATGCTCTACGCTCCGGTGATCCTAGGGGGCGTTAA